One window from the genome of Artemia franciscana chromosome 12, ASM3288406v1, whole genome shotgun sequence encodes:
- the LOC136033484 gene encoding transmembrane protein 208-like produces the protein MAFQKGKQPTKGQKQIAEENVDTLIRYRNMILGTNVVFFVVHSIFYPRISYGDISLFGMVAAIYICCFQFMRYIARPTFGENGQLFDASVDLNMYSGVGEHVKGILIWTCVCQVLSLISSYFWFFLLLIPGRFGWMAWRSIISP, from the coding sequence ATGGCTTTTCAAAAAGGGAAGCAACCTACAAAAGGTCAGAAGCAAATTGCAGAAGAAAATGTAGACACTTTGATACGTTATAGGAATATGATTTTAGGGACTAATGTAGTCTTCTTTGTTGTACATTCTATATTTTATCCAAGGATTAGCTATGGAGACATTAGTTTGTTTGGAATGGTTGCTGCTATATATATTTGTTGTTTCCAATTCATGAGGTATATTGCTAGACCCACTTTTGGAGAAAATGGACAATTATTTGATGCCAGCGTGGATCTCAATATGTACAGTGGAGTTGGAGAGCATGTGAAGGGCATATTAATTTGGACATGTGTTTGTCAAGTGCTATCCCTAATTTCCAGTTACTTTTGGTTCTTTCTTTTGCTAATTCCTGGTCGTTTTGGCTGGATGGCATGGCGGAGTATTATATCaccataa